A region of Brevundimonas sp. NIBR10 DNA encodes the following proteins:
- a CDS encoding ligase-associated DNA damage response DEXH box helicase, which yields MVPSIVAGMNLPPLFADWFATRGWSLRRHQAEMIAAGQAGRHALLVAPTGGGKTLAGFLPSLIELAERGPRPTFGPGSGVHTLYVSPLKALTTDVERNLMTPIREIGLNIHVESRTGDTKQSKKQRQREFPPDILLTTPEQLALFCAWDGARAYFSDLKCIVLDEVHAIWSGKRGDLLNLALGRLQSFSPTMRRVALSATIDDPQLIADWLSPSPLAGGGGAHCDPTTGGSRSETDEGSRDVEDHLADGPRVSDSARPLIRPSGPPSPARGEGVLIVRGDPGAPPVVDVLVSEGHVPWAGHTGQHAIPEVYDAIKRSGMTLIFVNTRWQSEFVFQRLWEINDENLPIGLHHGSLAAEQRRKVEAAMARGDLRAVVCTSTLDLGIDWGDVDLVIQLAAPKGASRLVQRIGRANHRLDEPSRALMVPASRFEMLECQAAREAVAENAFDWEPHHIGTLDTLAQHVMGVACSEPFRMDDLYTEIVGCGPYAAMTYEQFEEVVDFVATGGYALRTYDRFARIVRDREGRWKVRNAQTAQRHRMNVGAIVAAGTLNVRVASRRGGATKQLIGGRKVGEAEEWYFEQLTPGDTFIFAGQTWAFQGINGTDALVTHAQDKDPKIPSWGGSKFPMSTSLAVRVRDIIQDRDRWRVLPPDVQEWLELQEARSTIPRADSMLIETFARGSRHYMVAYPFEGGLAHNTLCMLLTRRLDRLGVGPLGFVCTDYSLAIWSIKPMDDLDFDALFQPDMLGDDLESWLEESFMMKRTFRNCALISGLIERRQPGAEKTGRQVTFSTDLIYDVLRRHQPDHLLLKTARADAASGLLDVARLGALLSRIAGHIELRALTRASPFSVPVLVQIGRERVGGDASDMILEGAAEDLIAEVMADAEPEPQAA from the coding sequence ATGGTCCCCTCTATCGTGGCGGGGATGAACCTTCCGCCCCTGTTCGCCGACTGGTTCGCCACGCGCGGCTGGTCTCTGCGACGCCACCAGGCCGAGATGATCGCGGCGGGACAGGCGGGACGTCACGCCCTGCTGGTCGCCCCGACCGGCGGTGGCAAGACCTTGGCCGGTTTCCTGCCGTCGCTGATCGAACTGGCCGAGCGGGGGCCGCGTCCGACCTTCGGGCCGGGCTCGGGTGTGCATACCCTGTACGTCTCCCCGCTGAAGGCCCTGACCACCGACGTCGAGCGCAACCTGATGACCCCGATCCGCGAGATCGGTCTGAACATCCACGTCGAGAGCCGCACCGGCGACACCAAGCAATCCAAGAAGCAGCGCCAGCGCGAGTTCCCGCCCGACATCCTGCTGACCACCCCCGAACAACTGGCGCTGTTCTGCGCCTGGGACGGGGCGCGGGCCTACTTTTCCGACCTGAAATGCATCGTCCTGGACGAGGTCCACGCCATCTGGAGCGGCAAGCGCGGCGACTTGCTGAACCTGGCGCTGGGGCGATTGCAGAGTTTTTCGCCGACGATGCGACGGGTCGCGCTGAGTGCGACGATCGACGATCCGCAACTGATCGCCGACTGGCTGAGTCCTTCTCCCCTTGCGGGTGGAGGAGGAGCGCACTGCGATCCGACGACGGGTGGCTCGCGGAGCGAGACGGATGAGGGGTCACGCGATGTTGAAGATCATCTTGCTGATGGGCCCCGTGTGTCAGACTCTGCACGACCCCTCATCCGGCCCTCCGGGCCCCCTTCTCCCGCAAGGGGAGAAGGGGTTCTGATCGTCCGGGGTGACCCCGGCGCGCCACCGGTCGTCGACGTTCTGGTCAGCGAAGGCCATGTCCCCTGGGCTGGGCATACCGGCCAGCACGCCATTCCCGAGGTCTATGACGCCATCAAGCGGTCCGGCATGACCCTGATCTTCGTCAACACCCGCTGGCAGTCCGAGTTCGTGTTTCAGCGCCTGTGGGAGATCAATGACGAGAACCTGCCCATCGGCCTGCATCATGGCTCTCTGGCCGCCGAACAGCGGCGCAAGGTCGAGGCGGCGATGGCGCGGGGCGATCTGCGGGCCGTGGTCTGCACCTCGACGCTGGATCTCGGCATCGACTGGGGCGACGTTGACCTGGTGATCCAGCTGGCCGCGCCCAAGGGGGCCAGCCGTCTGGTCCAGCGCATCGGCCGCGCCAACCACCGGCTGGACGAGCCGTCGCGGGCCTTGATGGTCCCCGCCAGCCGGTTCGAGATGCTGGAGTGCCAGGCCGCCCGCGAGGCCGTCGCCGAGAACGCCTTCGACTGGGAGCCGCATCACATCGGCACCCTCGACACCCTGGCGCAGCACGTCATGGGCGTGGCCTGTTCCGAGCCGTTCCGCATGGACGATCTGTATACGGAGATCGTCGGCTGCGGACCCTACGCCGCCATGACCTACGAGCAGTTCGAGGAGGTGGTCGATTTCGTCGCGACCGGCGGATACGCGCTGCGCACCTACGACCGGTTCGCCCGGATCGTCAGGGACCGCGAGGGCCGCTGGAAGGTCCGCAACGCCCAGACCGCCCAGCGCCACCGCATGAACGTCGGGGCCATCGTCGCGGCGGGCACGCTGAACGTCCGTGTCGCCTCCCGGCGCGGCGGGGCGACCAAACAGCTGATCGGCGGGCGCAAGGTCGGCGAGGCGGAGGAGTGGTATTTCGAGCAGCTGACGCCGGGCGACACCTTCATCTTCGCCGGCCAGACCTGGGCCTTTCAGGGCATCAACGGCACCGACGCCCTGGTCACCCACGCCCAAGACAAGGACCCCAAGATCCCGTCCTGGGGCGGGTCGAAATTCCCGATGTCGACGTCTCTGGCCGTCCGGGTCCGCGACATCATCCAGGACCGTGACCGCTGGCGCGTCCTGCCGCCCGACGTGCAGGAGTGGCTGGAGTTGCAGGAGGCGCGGTCGACGATTCCGCGCGCGGATTCCATGCTGATCGAGACCTTCGCCCGGGGCAGCCGCCACTATATGGTGGCCTATCCGTTCGAGGGCGGGCTGGCGCACAATACGCTGTGCATGCTGCTGACGCGGCGGCTGGACCGGCTGGGCGTCGGGCCTCTGGGCTTCGTCTGCACCGACTATTCGCTGGCCATCTGGTCGATCAAGCCGATGGACGACCTGGATTTCGACGCCCTGTTCCAGCCCGACATGCTGGGCGACGACCTCGAATCGTGGCTGGAGGAGTCGTTCATGATGAAGCGCACCTTCCGCAACTGCGCCCTGATCTCGGGGCTGATCGAGCGTCGCCAGCCGGGGGCGGAGAAGACGGGGCGTCAGGTGACGTTTTCGACCGACCTGATCTACGACGTGCTGCGCCGGCATCAGCCGGATCACCTGCTGCTCAAGACGGCGCGGGCCGATGCAGCGTCGGGGCTGCTGGACGTGGCGCGGCTTGGGGCCCTGCTCAGCCGGATCGCGGGCCATATCGAGCTGCGCGCCCTGACCCGCGCCTCGCCGTTCAGCGTGCCGGTGCTGGTCCAGATCGGGCGCGAGCGGGTCGGGGGCGACGCCTCGGACATGATCCTGGAGGGCGCGGCCGAGGACCTGATCGCCGAGGTCATGGCCGATGCCGAACCGGAACCGCAAGCCGCATGA
- a CDS encoding TraB/GumN family protein yields MTTLARLKTSVADLGRFAGGSILGLALAAALVAAPAKALAQAAPATAAAAPAAVLPATGSGPALWVIKDADSTLYLFGTVHVLRPTTAWGSAKVDAAFAAASDVYFEISNPDDQAAILPLIQQYGISPQTPLSSLLTPAEIADLDAAAKTMGASAAQLDPLRPWMAGLTLSVAPLIKAGYDPASGVEAILKARAQAGGKPVHGFETLDEQVRVLATLSEDAQLQFLRSTLESFDEATTELDGLVTAWATGDVAQIQALGVDEMKTTAPAIYDALLTRRNAGFADDIQGLLAGSGTAFIAVGAAHLAGPDSVQAMLETRGVTVEQQ; encoded by the coding sequence ATGACCACGCTTGCTCGCCTCAAGACTTCCGTCGCCGATCTGGGCCGCTTCGCCGGAGGGTCGATCCTCGGCCTGGCTCTGGCCGCCGCCCTCGTGGCCGCCCCCGCAAAGGCTTTGGCCCAGGCCGCGCCGGCGACCGCCGCTGCCGCCCCGGCCGCCGTCCTGCCCGCCACGGGATCGGGCCCGGCCCTGTGGGTGATCAAGGACGCGGATTCGACCCTCTATCTGTTCGGCACGGTCCATGTGCTGCGCCCCACCACGGCCTGGGGCTCGGCCAAGGTCGACGCCGCCTTCGCCGCGGCCTCGGATGTCTATTTCGAGATCTCCAACCCCGACGATCAGGCCGCGATCCTGCCCCTGATCCAGCAGTACGGCATCTCGCCCCAGACGCCCCTGTCCAGCCTGCTGACCCCCGCCGAGATCGCCGACCTGGACGCCGCCGCAAAGACCATGGGCGCTTCGGCGGCCCAGCTCGATCCCCTGCGTCCCTGGATGGCCGGACTGACCCTGTCAGTCGCCCCCCTGATCAAGGCCGGCTACGATCCAGCCTCGGGCGTCGAGGCGATCCTCAAGGCTCGCGCCCAGGCCGGCGGCAAGCCCGTCCACGGATTCGAGACCCTCGATGAACAGGTCCGCGTTCTGGCCACCCTGTCCGAAGACGCCCAGCTGCAGTTCCTGCGCAGCACGCTGGAGTCCTTCGACGAAGCGACGACCGAACTGGACGGCCTCGTCACGGCCTGGGCCACCGGCGACGTCGCCCAGATCCAGGCCCTGGGCGTGGACGAGATGAAGACCACCGCGCCGGCCATCTATGACGCCCTGCTGACGCGCCGCAACGCCGGCTTCGCCGACGATATCCAGGGCCTTCTGGCCGGATCGGGCACCGCCTTCATCGCGGTCGGCGCCGCCCACCTCGCCGGACCCGACAGCGTCCAGGCCATGCTGGAAACGCGCGGCGTCACCGTCGAGCAGCAGTAG
- a CDS encoding helix-turn-helix transcriptional regulator has product MNNRLKVLRAERDWSQAMLAEQLGVSRQTVNALETGRYDPSLPLAFRIARVFGQPIEAIFSE; this is encoded by the coding sequence ATGAACAACCGCCTCAAGGTCCTTCGCGCCGAACGCGACTGGAGCCAGGCCATGCTGGCCGAACAGCTCGGCGTGTCGCGCCAGACCGTCAACGCTCTGGAGACGGGCCGTTACGACCCCTCATTGCCCCTGGCCTTCAGGATCGCCCGCGTCTTCGGCCAGCCCATCGAAGCCATTTTCTCGGAATAG
- a CDS encoding DNA recombination protein RmuC produces the protein MNTLVPVLAAIAAALGAAFLWAFMGWQKAKAGLEAAGHRIQLIEESRVTMGDLLRAQAAQSAQAIADQMVTRATETFQAQDRVAQQRMEAQLKPVADTLKAFQEHVSALEKVRVEETGGLKEQLSLLMTASSATRDEARRLTEALRGNTGRRGRWGEQTCRNVLEAAGMAGRFDFTEQTSELNDEGRQSRPDFIVKLPGGGMFVIDAKVSLAFADATDGDEDAQARAASLRTAASMKTHVRQLSSKAYQDQFKPSPDFVVMFVPGDAFLSAALDHEPDLMTQAMDSRVVIVTPTTLFALCKAVAYGWRAEEQSRNADEVARLGQELYKRLAAMGGHAAAVGRSLDGAVAHYNKLVGSLESQVMVQARRFEDLQVNHEGRSLPELTAIDQSPRVLTRPELVASDEIRKLV, from the coding sequence ATGAACACGCTGGTCCCTGTCCTTGCCGCCATCGCCGCCGCCCTCGGCGCGGCGTTTCTGTGGGCCTTCATGGGGTGGCAGAAGGCGAAGGCGGGCCTTGAGGCGGCCGGTCATCGCATCCAGCTGATCGAGGAAAGCCGCGTGACCATGGGCGATCTGCTCAGGGCCCAGGCGGCGCAGTCGGCACAGGCCATCGCCGACCAGATGGTGACCCGCGCCACCGAGACCTTCCAGGCGCAGGACCGCGTCGCGCAGCAGCGGATGGAGGCCCAGCTCAAGCCCGTCGCCGACACGCTGAAGGCGTTCCAGGAACATGTTTCGGCTTTGGAAAAGGTCCGCGTCGAGGAGACCGGTGGCCTCAAGGAGCAGTTGAGCCTGCTGATGACGGCGTCGTCGGCGACCCGCGACGAGGCCCGCAGACTGACCGAGGCCCTGCGCGGCAATACCGGGCGACGCGGACGCTGGGGCGAGCAGACCTGTCGCAATGTGCTTGAGGCGGCGGGCATGGCCGGGCGTTTCGACTTCACCGAACAGACGTCGGAGCTCAATGACGAAGGCCGACAATCGCGGCCCGACTTCATCGTCAAGCTTCCCGGGGGCGGCATGTTCGTGATCGACGCCAAGGTGTCGCTGGCCTTCGCCGACGCGACCGATGGCGACGAGGACGCCCAGGCCCGCGCCGCCTCCCTGCGCACCGCCGCCAGCATGAAGACCCACGTGCGCCAGCTGTCGTCCAAGGCCTATCAGGACCAGTTCAAGCCCAGTCCCGACTTCGTGGTGATGTTCGTGCCCGGTGACGCCTTCCTGTCGGCCGCTCTGGACCATGAGCCCGACCTGATGACCCAGGCGATGGATTCGCGTGTCGTCATCGTCACCCCCACCACCCTGTTCGCCCTGTGCAAGGCCGTCGCCTATGGCTGGCGGGCCGAGGAACAGTCGAGAAACGCCGACGAGGTCGCCCGGCTCGGCCAGGAGCTCTACAAGCGTCTGGCCGCCATGGGGGGACACGCCGCCGCCGTGGGCCGGTCGCTGGACGGTGCGGTCGCCCACTACAACAAGCTGGTGGGGTCGCTGGAGAGCCAGGTCATGGTTCAGGCCCGTCGGTTCGAGGATCTTCAGGTCAACCATGAGGGCCGTTCCCTGCCGGAACTGACCGCGATCGATCAGTCCCCTCGCGTCCTGACCCGGCCCGAGCTTGTGGCGTCGGATGAAATCCGCAAACTCGTCTGA